Below is a window of bacterium DNA.
ACTTGTTTGATTTTCATCGTCAAGGTCAGTTACGACAGCTCAATGACTATAAGAGTATTTCGGTTACGCGCCACAACATCGCGCGAATCTTGACGCTTATAAGCGCCAAGCAGAAGGAAGGAAGCGCATGATCGAGGATAAAGAGCAAACTACACCTAACGAGGAACAGGAAGTATCTGTGACGGAAGTAGAGACGCCTGTTGTTGAAGAAGTAGTGCCTGTGGCTAAAGTAGTAAAGCCAAAAGCGGCGCCTAAAGCAAAGAAAGTAGTGGCTAAATCTACTAAGTCAGATAAGTCAGAAACGGCTCCGTCCGTTGTCGAAACAAAGTCTGAAGCAAGAGGTAGTCGAAAAGTCCGTGTCGGTCGTGTTGTTAGCAACCGAATGGATAAAACGGCTGTTGTTGCGGTTGAGCGATTGATGCGACACCCGATATACGGCAAAATTATCCGCCGTACAGAGAAGTTTAAAGCTCATGATGAAGCCAATGATTGCAGTATCGGCGACTTGGTCCAGATTATGGAGACTAAACCTTTTAGCCGTGAGAAGCATTGGCGCATCGTACGAATTGTTGAAAAAGTGAAGTAGGTTGAACTGACGGTTTGTCCGCCAGTCGATTTTAGGAGATTAACTCATGATCCAGCCTTATACTCGATTGCGAGTAGCAGATAACTCAGGGGCTCGCGAAATTTTATGTATCCGTGTTATGAAAGGCTCTGCCGCACGCTATGGTAATGTCGGTGATATTATTGTGGGAGCTGTTAAAGTTGCCACACCGAATATGCCCGTCAAAAAGAGCGAAGTCGTCAAGGCCGTTATCGTTCGTACAAAAAGTTCCAATCGTCGAATTGACGGTTCTACTGTGCGTTTCGATGATAATGCGTGCGTCCTGATTACACCTCAGTTGGAGCCGCGTGGAACCCGCATATTCGGACCGGTTGCGCGTGAACTTAGAGATCGTGGCTTCA
It encodes the following:
- the rpsQ gene encoding 30S ribosomal protein S17, with amino-acid sequence MIEDKEQTTPNEEQEVSVTEVETPVVEEVVPVAKVVKPKAAPKAKKVVAKSTKSDKSETAPSVVETKSEARGSRKVRVGRVVSNRMDKTAVVAVERLMRHPIYGKIIRRTEKFKAHDEANDCSIGDLVQIMETKPFSREKHWRIVRIVEKVK
- the rplN gene encoding 50S ribosomal protein L14, which encodes MIQPYTRLRVADNSGAREILCIRVMKGSAARYGNVGDIIVGAVKVATPNMPVKKSEVVKAVIVRTKSSNRRIDGSTVRFDDNACVLITPQLEPRGTRIFGPVARELRDRGFMKIISLAPEVL
- the rpmC gene encoding 50S ribosomal protein L29 yields the protein MKPLKANQLREMSVIELQDELGKQKSHLFDFHRQGQLRQLNDYKSISVTRHNIARILTLISAKQKEGSA